The Vibrio agarivorans genome contains the following window.
GTCTCGCTTTGGTTTCGTATTCAATTTCTTGTTTTTGAGCGTAGTCTTTCAGTGAGGCGAGTGAGCTTGAAAGAATGCGCTGACCATCGCTGAATATGGCCTGTTCATCATCCATATAAATGTCGATGTGTTCGGCTGAGGTATCAAAAGCCAATTGCTTTAAGTTATCGAGGCTTTGTTTGTTCAACAAAAGGTCGAACTCTGGCTCAAAACTCTCGGGTAGATCGTAAGGGGTCGGCACACCCTGGCGTTCAACTTTGACAACCTGCTGCTTGCAATCCAGCTCGAAGGTATCAAAAGGTCGATAGGTATCCGCCACTTCGATTATCGCTTGGGCGGCTTTAGTGCTGACTTTCTGGGTCACAAGCTGTCGCGTTTTTTCCTGAAACGCCAAATGAGCTTCTTTGGGAGGTTGAGCCTCAATGAAAAGCCGACCGGTCTCACTAGTTAAGTTATCTACTTTGGGGTAGGGCGTATCTTTGTGGTACTCGACCTTTAACGCGAAAGGCGCTTTATGTTTCTCAAGGTTCGTCAGCTGCCAGAGTTGGATGAAAGAGGTGGCACACAGTGACCATTGGCCTTTTTTGAGTCCCCAAGCGTCATTGTGCTCAAAGGTAATGAGGTTGAGGTTCTCTTTAACCCCTCCAATCAGTTGAACTTGGTGTTTGTCGATGAGAAGCGTGAGGTAAGCTTTGTCATCTTTTTTGGGAATGATTGCGATCAAATCGTCGATTTGAGAGTGAATATGGGGCTCGAATTGAATGCAATGGCTCATAGTGTCGTCTCCATGACAGTAGAATGTGACGGGGCAAGGTCTTCCTGTGGGCTATCAGGAAGGAGGGCTTGCCAATAGTGTTTAAACTGATGTTGAAAGAAGTCAGGCGATAGGTGAGTATCGATGATGAGATACAGCGCACTGTCTCCGTGGTTGATTTTTTGCTGCTCAACGGCAAAGCCTAGAGTTTGAAATTGCGCCATAAATCGAGCGACCTTAAGACTGCTAAGGCGTTTACGGTTTTGTACTAGTAGGCATTGGACATCGAAGTGACAAAACGGGCCTTCTTGAAAGAGCGCTTGCACTGCGGCCAAATCTGGTTGATTGAATTTGACACAGGTATACAGAGACAGGGTTTCTTGATGAACACAATAAAATGGCGCGAGCTTTTTGAGTTGGGTTTGCTGCGTTGGACTCAGGGTTAACGCTTGCCCTTTATGCGAGAGCACTTGCCATGCCTGTTCAAGTTCTTTAAAGGAGAAAGCCGGTTGACTGCGAGCGGCAAAGGTATCATGGCAAAACAGCGTAAGATGCGTCGAGTCTGTATTGACCATCTGTTTGGGTAAGCTTGTAAACCAGAGTTGATATAAGTTTGTCTCGGGTTTTGCTGTGCTTGTCGCCCCATCCTTGTCTTTGACGACTCCTTTGGGATTTAGGCGATGAAAGAGCTTTGATGCACTCAAGGCCGGGCTGTAGTGCTTTTTCTCAATGTGAGGTAGCGCCGCATAGTCAGGGCAAAGCTGGGCTACCACACGAGAGATATCATTCGAGCCCGCTGGCATACCGAGGACATAACGCAGTTTGTCGCGCGAATAGCGCTCGTTTTTGTCTTTGACGAGGGCGAGAAATAACTCTAAGCCATGCAGGTAATGGCGACGCGTCGTGGCGTAATGGGTATGACCCAACTCTTCGGTGATGACATCGAGCAACAGCGCGCTATTGACCTCACGCAGTGGCTGCCCTTCGAGCCAAAAGTGAAAACGGGCTTGACAGGTTTGCGGTGTGAGTAGTGAGCGTGTCAGCGGGCCTATCCCCATCAAGTGCTTCTCGTCTCGGTCAAAGGCGAGGGTGAGCCCTTGCAGCACCAGCAGCTGCGCGCCGCTGTGTCTGAGGTGGTGATAGCGCACCGATTGGCCAAAGAGCCCTTTGAGCGCTTGTGTCACCGGATACAAGTAGCGCCGCGCGCGATCGCCGATGGTCTCAAACGAAAACCCAAGCAAAGGATCGTCTTTACACCCTCCCTCTTTTATTTTTTGCAGCACACGCACCAGCTTTGCCGCCTCGCTTGGCAAGTAGGCGTGCACGGTGCGCGGTTTCTTGTTTTTTGTATCCCCTTCTTTTGTCTTGGTGATCTCAATGATAAAGCATTGGCGATCTTGTGGGTGAACGCTGATATCACCGAGCCTCAAGCGCAGCGTCTCCCCGCGGCGCAACGTAGCATAAAAACCTAATAGGGCGGCCACCGCGCAGAAAATTCGCTGCATGCCATGCCCCCCTGGCGCATTTAACAATGTTTCGACTAAGCTGTCGATGTGCTCTGGCATAAGACAAAATGGGTCTACCTTGCTTGGTAAACTGGGCGACTGAAACAGGCTCAGATCTAAGTGGTCGATGAGCGAGTGCTGCGCCATAGAGCAAAGAAATTGATAGAAATGGTAGCCGTCGCTGCTATCGTCAAGTCGTGTCCACTGCTCACGAACCCACTCATGCAGAGCGTCAGGCGTGATGGCGGTAGCAAAGCTCAGTGGGGTGAGGTGTGAGTGAAAGTTGTTGTAGCGCACAATCGATTGACCGTGGAGTTTCTCGCGTTTGACGCCACCTTCGACAAACAGGGTCTCGGTGCGATGAAAAAGCAGCGCTGGGAGAATATTGTCCTCTTGCCAGTCGGGCGCTTTAGGCTTGGGTATGATGCGGCCTTGGCGCAAGTTTTGGTGATAGCGGATCAACGCTTTGTGTGGCCAGGTGGTGGCGCTTTTCTTTTTCGATGTCACGGTTGGGGTGAACGATGGCGGCGTATAGAGCGCTTTTTGCTCACTGGCCGTAAGCGTATTGGTGCGCACGGGATGGAGCGTTGCCACATGGCGCGTCGGATCGCACACGTCTTTGAGAAGGGAGGCGCCAAGCTCATGATGATAATACCAAAGGCAGGCAAACGCGCGCTGCCATTGGTGCGTGCTGATTGGCTCAAGATAATATGGCTCACCTGATACCCAGTCATTGAGCGCTTCGGTCAGTGCTTTGATACTGAGCACTTCGCTCGGCGATTGATAGTATTGCTCTAGAGCGCGATAGGCGACGGGGGAAAGCGGGTATCGCGTAAAACTGGGTGTGCTTTTGCTGGCAAAGGCGGCAATATCAATTCGGTGTATGACTTTGAGCGTGTATTGACCGTCAAACCACTCGATGGCGTCTGGGTTTTGTAAGATGGCTTGCCAGTCTTTTAGCGGCAGTGGCGCGACTTCAATGTTAAGCAAGAGCAAGGTCCATCCCAGGTGTGCCCAGCGCGTTTGATAAAATGCGGGGCTTTGCAAGCGATGACCGTCAAGCAGCGCAGTGGCTTGCTCGCTATGGGCTAATATCGACATCATCCATTCCCGATTCGTGTCGCGCCATTGGGTGCTAGCTACTTCAGGTATTGGCCAGTGATTGACCTCTTTGAGGTAATACAGACATTGATCGCGCGCTTTCTTTCGTCGCCGTTGACGACCATCT
Protein-coding sequences here:
- a CDS encoding site-specific integrase, with the translated sequence MEQRLCAKWICDYHHTNGLDVEPLEEIEWVLTTLAPQAREITPEQLKRLNLAISQIKDGRQRRRKKARDQCLYYLKEVNHWPIPEVASTQWRDTNREWMMSILAHSEQATALLDGHRLQSPAFYQTRWAHLGWTLLLLNIEVAPLPLKDWQAILQNPDAIEWFDGQYTLKVIHRIDIAAFASKSTPSFTRYPLSPVAYRALEQYYQSPSEVLSIKALTEALNDWVSGEPYYLEPISTHQWQRAFACLWYYHHELGASLLKDVCDPTRHVATLHPVRTNTLTASEQKALYTPPSFTPTVTSKKKSATTWPHKALIRYHQNLRQGRIIPKPKAPDWQEDNILPALLFHRTETLFVEGGVKREKLHGQSIVRYNNFHSHLTPLSFATAITPDALHEWVREQWTRLDDSSDGYHFYQFLCSMAQHSLIDHLDLSLFQSPSLPSKVDPFCLMPEHIDSLVETLLNAPGGHGMQRIFCAVAALLGFYATLRRGETLRLRLGDISVHPQDRQCFIIEITKTKEGDTKNKKPRTVHAYLPSEAAKLVRVLQKIKEGGCKDDPLLGFSFETIGDRARRYLYPVTQALKGLFGQSVRYHHLRHSGAQLLVLQGLTLAFDRDEKHLMGIGPLTRSLLTPQTCQARFHFWLEGQPLREVNSALLLDVITEELGHTHYATTRRHYLHGLELFLALVKDKNERYSRDKLRYVLGMPAGSNDISRVVAQLCPDYAALPHIEKKHYSPALSASKLFHRLNPKGVVKDKDGATSTAKPETNLYQLWFTSLPKQMVNTDSTHLTLFCHDTFAARSQPAFSFKELEQAWQVLSHKGQALTLSPTQQTQLKKLAPFYCVHQETLSLYTCVKFNQPDLAAVQALFQEGPFCHFDVQCLLVQNRKRLSSLKVARFMAQFQTLGFAVEQQKINHGDSALYLIIDTHLSPDFFQHQFKHYWQALLPDSPQEDLAPSHSTVMETTL